From a region of the Triticum aestivum cultivar Chinese Spring chromosome 7D, IWGSC CS RefSeq v2.1, whole genome shotgun sequence genome:
- the LOC123164637 gene encoding BTB/POZ domain-containing protein POB1 isoform X1, whose translation MEPDFSRASGGPSYEFAFNSVNFSDRVLRIEIVAGDDGPGAKGAAGEGCSSIADWARHRKRRREDLRRDKECGKYMLEPSTVKIEAEECDTYEETGEEPVAMIEESPPDIGQDGGDGENSDSSWNMECNQVLRVKSIYISSAILAAKSPFFYKLFSNGMKESDQRHATLRITTSEESALMELLSFIYSGKLTTNEPTLLLDILMISDKFEVVSCMRHCSQLLRSLPMTTESALLYLDLPSSISMAAAVQPLTDAAKEFLANKYKDLTKFQDEVMNIPLAGIEAILCSNDLQVASEDAVYDFVIKWVRAQYPRTEERREILGTRLLPLVRFSHMTCRKLRKVLACSDLDHEQASKSVTDALLYKADAPHRQRALAADVLTCRKYTERAYKYRPLKVVEFDQPYPQCIAYLDLKREECSRLFPSGRIYSQAFHLAGQGFFLSAHCNMDQQSAFHCFGLFLGMQEKGSTSVTVDYEFAARTRPSGDFVSKYKGYYTFTGGKAVGYRNLFAIPWPSFMADDSLFFIDGVLHLRAELTIKQS comes from the exons ATGGAGCCGGACTTCTCGCGGGCGAGCGGCGGCCCGAGCTACGAATTCGCCTTCAACTCGGTCAACTTCTCCGACCGGGTCCTGCGGATCGAGATCGTCGCCGGGGACGACGGGCCGGGGGCCAAGGGCGCCGCCGGCGAGGGTTGCTCCTCCATCGCCGACTGGGCGCGCCACCGCAAGCGCCGCAGGGAGGACCTCCGCCGCGACAAAG AATGTGGAAAGTACATGTTGGAACCATCAACGGTAAAAATCGAAGCAGAAGAATGTGATACCTATGAGGAAACCGGTGAGGAGCCTGTAGCTATGATAGAAGAATCTCCACCTGATATTGGACAAGATG GTGGGGATGGAGAAAACAGTGACTCATCCTGGAATATGGAGTGTAATCAGGTTTTGAGAGTGAAATCTATCTATATCAGCTCTGCAATTCTAGCAGCAAAAAGTCCCTTTTTTTACAAG CTTTTCTCAAATGGCATGAAAGAATCCGATCAGAGGCATGCTACTCTTAGAATAACTACTTCAG AGGAAAGTGCCCTTATGGAGCTTTTAAGCTTTATTTACAGTGGAAAGTTGACGACAAATGAGCCAACCCTTCTGCTTGATATCTTGATGATTTCTGATAAATTTGAAGTTGTTTCTTGCATGAGACACTGCAGTCAATTGCTAAGGAGCTTACCTATGACCACAGAATCTGCACTTCTCTATCTAGATCTGCCTTCCAGCATTTCAATGGCTGCAGCAGTTCAGCCACTGACTGATGCTGCCAAGGAATTCCTCGCTAACAAATACAAGGATCTGACCAA GTTTCAGGATGAAGTGATGAACATTCCCCTTGCTGGGATTGAAGCCATCCTATGTAGTAATGACCTTCAGGTGGCATCAGAGGATGCAGTCTATGACTTTGTGATCAAGTGGGTTCGTGCTCAGTACCCAAGAACGGAAGAAAGACGTGAAATCTTGGGTACTCGCTTGCTGCCGCTCGTTCGGTTCTCTCATATGACCTGCAGGAAGTTGCGGAAGGTCCTTGCGTGCAGTGATCTGGATCATGAGCAAGCATCGAAAAGTGTCACTGATGCACTCCTGTACAAAGCTGATGCACCACATCGACAGCGTGCCCTTGCTGCAGATGTGTTGACTTGCAGGAAATATACTGAACGAGCTTACAAGTATCGCCCGCTTAAGGTGGTGGAATTTGATCAACCATATCCTCAGTGCATAGCATACTTGGATCTGAAGCGTGAGGAGTGTAGCCGACTTTTCCCATCCGGGCGGATTTACTCGCAAGCATTCCATCTTGCTGGACAGGGATTCTTCCTGTCAGCACATTGCAACATGGATCAGCAAAGTGCTTTCCACTGCTTTGGTCTCTTCTTAGGGATGCAAGAGAAAGGCTCAACGAGTGTCACCGTGGACTATGAGTTTGCTGCAAGGACAAGGCCATCGGGCGATTTTGTCAGCAAGTACAAGGGTTACTACACCTTCACTGGTGGAAAGGCAGTTGGCTACCGGAATCTCTTTGCAATTCCCTGGCCGTCGTTTATGGCTGATGACAGCCTCTTCTTCATCGATGGAGTTCTACATCTGAGAGCAGAACTGACCATAAAGCAATCATAG
- the LOC123164637 gene encoding BTB/POZ domain-containing protein POB1 isoform X2 — translation MEPDFSRASGGPSYEFAFNSVNFSDRVLRIEIVAGDDGPGAKGAAGEGCSSIADWARHRKRRREDLRRDKECGKYMLEPSTVKIEAEECDTYEETGGDGENSDSSWNMECNQVLRVKSIYISSAILAAKSPFFYKLFSNGMKESDQRHATLRITTSEESALMELLSFIYSGKLTTNEPTLLLDILMISDKFEVVSCMRHCSQLLRSLPMTTESALLYLDLPSSISMAAAVQPLTDAAKEFLANKYKDLTKFQDEVMNIPLAGIEAILCSNDLQVASEDAVYDFVIKWVRAQYPRTEERREILGTRLLPLVRFSHMTCRKLRKVLACSDLDHEQASKSVTDALLYKADAPHRQRALAADVLTCRKYTERAYKYRPLKVVEFDQPYPQCIAYLDLKREECSRLFPSGRIYSQAFHLAGQGFFLSAHCNMDQQSAFHCFGLFLGMQEKGSTSVTVDYEFAARTRPSGDFVSKYKGYYTFTGGKAVGYRNLFAIPWPSFMADDSLFFIDGVLHLRAELTIKQS, via the exons ATGGAGCCGGACTTCTCGCGGGCGAGCGGCGGCCCGAGCTACGAATTCGCCTTCAACTCGGTCAACTTCTCCGACCGGGTCCTGCGGATCGAGATCGTCGCCGGGGACGACGGGCCGGGGGCCAAGGGCGCCGCCGGCGAGGGTTGCTCCTCCATCGCCGACTGGGCGCGCCACCGCAAGCGCCGCAGGGAGGACCTCCGCCGCGACAAAG AATGTGGAAAGTACATGTTGGAACCATCAACGGTAAAAATCGAAGCAGAAGAATGTGATACCTATGAGGAAACCG GTGGGGATGGAGAAAACAGTGACTCATCCTGGAATATGGAGTGTAATCAGGTTTTGAGAGTGAAATCTATCTATATCAGCTCTGCAATTCTAGCAGCAAAAAGTCCCTTTTTTTACAAG CTTTTCTCAAATGGCATGAAAGAATCCGATCAGAGGCATGCTACTCTTAGAATAACTACTTCAG AGGAAAGTGCCCTTATGGAGCTTTTAAGCTTTATTTACAGTGGAAAGTTGACGACAAATGAGCCAACCCTTCTGCTTGATATCTTGATGATTTCTGATAAATTTGAAGTTGTTTCTTGCATGAGACACTGCAGTCAATTGCTAAGGAGCTTACCTATGACCACAGAATCTGCACTTCTCTATCTAGATCTGCCTTCCAGCATTTCAATGGCTGCAGCAGTTCAGCCACTGACTGATGCTGCCAAGGAATTCCTCGCTAACAAATACAAGGATCTGACCAA GTTTCAGGATGAAGTGATGAACATTCCCCTTGCTGGGATTGAAGCCATCCTATGTAGTAATGACCTTCAGGTGGCATCAGAGGATGCAGTCTATGACTTTGTGATCAAGTGGGTTCGTGCTCAGTACCCAAGAACGGAAGAAAGACGTGAAATCTTGGGTACTCGCTTGCTGCCGCTCGTTCGGTTCTCTCATATGACCTGCAGGAAGTTGCGGAAGGTCCTTGCGTGCAGTGATCTGGATCATGAGCAAGCATCGAAAAGTGTCACTGATGCACTCCTGTACAAAGCTGATGCACCACATCGACAGCGTGCCCTTGCTGCAGATGTGTTGACTTGCAGGAAATATACTGAACGAGCTTACAAGTATCGCCCGCTTAAGGTGGTGGAATTTGATCAACCATATCCTCAGTGCATAGCATACTTGGATCTGAAGCGTGAGGAGTGTAGCCGACTTTTCCCATCCGGGCGGATTTACTCGCAAGCATTCCATCTTGCTGGACAGGGATTCTTCCTGTCAGCACATTGCAACATGGATCAGCAAAGTGCTTTCCACTGCTTTGGTCTCTTCTTAGGGATGCAAGAGAAAGGCTCAACGAGTGTCACCGTGGACTATGAGTTTGCTGCAAGGACAAGGCCATCGGGCGATTTTGTCAGCAAGTACAAGGGTTACTACACCTTCACTGGTGGAAAGGCAGTTGGCTACCGGAATCTCTTTGCAATTCCCTGGCCGTCGTTTATGGCTGATGACAGCCTCTTCTTCATCGATGGAGTTCTACATCTGAGAGCAGAACTGACCATAAAGCAATCATAG